GAACCTCGAATTGAGGAGCCCGCCCAAAGCCCTGATTAGATTAGGATTACCCTGAAACAATAGCTGTTAAGGGCTGGGTCTAATTCAATCGTCTGTGCTCTTTATTTgggactgaacctccctgagattccattcccctgtgggtgattcctcagccctggaggtgcagacccagggagctgcacggcccagacctgggcaacacctgtaagagctcagagcatcctcccggcagctggcagaacaaacaagtgggccTGGGTTTCACATACCTGAGGAATTGGATTCTGCCACGAACTCGAATCAGATCGACGCCAGATTCTTCTCAGGTGAAGGCAACGACCCCACAGACAGACCCATCCTGGAGGTCcctcgtgtgactctgagcaggaggcagtcacttggcctagtagaacttctgagctgtgagccggggtttgttttcaatatccaaaattggtgagaatttcttctgcattcatctaaaactaataaactctccatccacaggtttctccatattgtggaagtgagataaagcagtgtgtgtgtttgtgtgtgggaaggggaggcagggagctgtgtcCACTTGTGACTAATCTATGGCTCGCCAGAAACATAgcagccaaaatctttgaaagtttctgggctgtgggtcggcgggccagtgggatggcagacgaggaagaagaccccacctttgaggaaggaaatgaagaaattggaggaggtgcagaaggtggacagggtaaaagaaagagacttttttctaaagaattgcgatgtatgatgtatggctttggggatgaccagaatccttatactgagtcagtggatattcttgaagatcttgtcataaagtatatcactgaaatgactcacaaggcaatgtcaattggaagacaaggtcgagtacaagttgaagatatcatcttcttgattcgaaaggacccaaggaagtttgccagggtgaaagacttgcTTACTATGAATGAAGAATTGAAACGAGCTAGAAAAGCATTCGATGAAGCAAATTACGCATCTTGacactttttgtagattctgaaaattaccatctggggaaaccagatatcataattgtatattttctaaagtaaggttctgatatctagccgtgtaaatgaaagatggagaaacagagagttttcagcctttctttttatgcttttgattttagagtgATATTGGTGCATGTCGTTGCCTGCCTTTGTATTACCATACTTTAATCACTTACCGGGTTTTAATGACCACGCATAAGTCAAAGTACCTTGCAAACCGTGTCGTTCCTTCTGACTTTTGACTATCTGAAGGATAAAGTCGTATTTGCGTGTTAGGTATGTTTACGCCCTTGTAACCTTGTGAGCTATactgtagcttttttctttttctttttctttttttttttttttttcagagggagtctcgctgtgtcgccaggctggggtgcaggggcgtgatctcggctgactgcgggctccgcctcccgggttcgggtgattctccttcctgggcctctcgggttcctgggaagtgcaggcgcctgccaccatgcctggctaacttttcgtatttttggtggtgacggggtttcgccatgttggccaggatggtttcgatctctgaacctcgtgatccgcctgcctcggcctcccacggtgctgggactgcaggcgccagccaccgagcctggcctactgtagctatttaatatgtgaaatcGAAATGGCATTTCTGACTTGACAGCTGAGGCTTGTACTTCATGTATTCTGAAGTTTTTAGACAACAACTAGTTTACTGTCTAGTTcattattaaagagaatgaactaggccgggcgtggtggctcgtgcctgtaatcccagcactttgggaggccgaggcgggcggatcacgaagtcaggagttcgagaccatcctggctaacacggtgaaaccccgtctctactaaaaatacaaaaaattagccgggcgcagtggcgggtgaccgtagtcccagctactcgggaggctgaggccggagaatggcgtctacgcgggaggaggggcttgcggtgagccgagatcgctgcactgccctccagcctggtcggcagagcgagacgccgtctccacacaaacaagcaaacaaaaaaacagaaagcaagtttcacattgctttcacaatacttaatgctgtgttggaaggctttttgatttaaaatcactttggattGATAACATCCTGTTAAAGTTTTAGGAGAACACGTTTTCCCGGATCAAATTcaagcttcttaaaataaatgctttcagtagCAGGAATGGCATTGCTTAAAATGCTGACGGCAGGGTAAGCGTTTGCGTTagtgttttattaacatatttgtaagtACTTGTTCGTCGTGGAAATGTGTCCTTGCCTAAAACCATAGGTGGCTGTGGAAACCATGTTTGTAGTTCGGAATACCCAGGTTTTGTGGGTATTTGCTCTATGCGTAAAATTATTCTTGCCCTTAGTTTAAAGTAAGGATTACAGTTGGATTGAAGTCGATCACTGAATGTTATTGTTTATGAGACTTAACATTTTGAGTGCCGCTTAATAAACATGAtctgtaaatcaaaaaaaaaaaaaaaaaacaagaaaaaggatggttctcaaaatctcacttcggatccataatcaaaccaccccagctgtaacttctgctgctacagctgctgtcacggagcagacctgagtctcacccatggagacaggcaggcaaacagttgtgtctgctgagatgttcgccacgccccaaggtctgaagggcagcaacaaggacgggctccctgaggacctagatgggaacttggaagaacccaggggtcaggaaggtgagctcagcagtcaggatgtcacggacctcacagaaggcgacagtgaagcctcagcctcagctcctcctgcagccaaaggacggaaaagagataccaaaggaaagaaggagaggaagcccaccgtggatgcggaggaggctcagaggatggcaaccctgctgtctgccatgtctgaggagcagctggcccgctacgaagtgtgtcgccggtcagctttcccaaaagcacgcATTGCAGGTCTGATGCATTCTATCACTGGCGGATCGGAGCCTGAGAACgtggccattgccatggctggaatagccaaggtcttcgtcggagaggtgctggaagaggccctggacgtgtgtgagatgtcgggagaaaagcccccactgcagcccaagcatttaagggaggctgctcgcaggttaaagcccaagggcctcttccccaacagcaactaccaaaaaatcatgttctaggcccaaggccagagggaagggtctgtttgtgcaggcataagtactgcattcgtctttcagtgacaggactgcgtttgctggagcttctgcatctcagtctacCCTGGATTTACCCACCATCTTAGTGTCTTGAGACGTCAAGCTGCCCTTAcctggatgaagacagcagattgtttggtagtagccttggctaaatgtttgggcctccgaggtcatgttgaggcctttttgtatgtctttctagttggaagaataaaggtgcctgggccttgagcatcctgtggacaggaagctgcattcagagagggaagccctttccaggacatttgtacggttccttgctgaagcctgctgttgccgtgtctttgctggaatgcttatgtctgggtttcagtaagTGAAGGCGCCAGAAATGTTTCCCGAATGTTGTCCTGGGTAATTTTCATGCccttatgtatttttgtgagtcatcacaaaaacagttaaactcttttccaaactgcagaaataaaaattacatcacaaagcttttttttttctctcagttgaccCTTCTCCTATTCCTGCCTACTGTGCTTTACGTCAGCAAGTGATCCTTTACTGTTTTAGAATGTAATATAGTATAGATGCATCGTAAAAGACGAGAGAGCATCCAATTCCAAAATCacctttcctcacgccgccatttGTAGCGAACTTCTATGTAGTTGAAAAGGCATACAGACAGCCTGTTGATACTTCATGTTTGCTACACACGGTGATATGGCCGGTTCatccagagacactgaaatttagttcaaaacactgccttagagtattcctgattttattgattCCACCGATGATCCACTCGGAAAATCAAACCTGAGTACACAGACATGggggaagatattaaaatatcggaccaagtaggttcatcacgagtgacaaagttattcccaactctacttggacatactctgctgtatctttatgatgcaattgagtaatttttctttacagaataaagACCTGAGACTTACGACGGAATCACCCTGAACCTTCCCAGCACAGCTCACAGACATCCGTGGTTCCATTTCAGTGTGTTTCCCTCtgccatgtgccccctgaatcacaGAGTGAAAGCCAAATTTTCGAAAAGACCCCATTGTTCTGCTCTAATATCGAATGCAGAATAACATGTACTCTTTCTTCCTGGAGCCAAATAAACCCCCATACAATatagttgtatttcctcatacCCTCAGCTTTTGCTGCTAAAATAGGACTTATGGTACGTAGCATCTGCCTTTGGGTATTacggaaatttctaaattttaccaagaattgggaaattccgtttcatacctccatattctggccttcttcagctttcctttcctttaaccaactttcttgcctgggcgtaccacaagttagaccggtgtgtcttagagacacaaggagggtacaggttcttggcagaactcatggagatgggagggctccctcagaaatgaaagtgcttgagctcccaaaggaagtaaggtcctagagactcattatctcccagtcttaacatggctctcagctcattccttttccatagcatggagcagtcttggaagctgtattctggcagatgtggcagctctggccctttcagaacactagaggaaaagagaacctgGCCCAAGCAGCCTGCGGTCTAGACAGGCATCAGCAGAGGGCAGTGCTGATGGCGACTCCACACACAAGCTTAGAACATTTCTCTTGCCCCTCATAGAACTCAATACATTGAGTGGGGTCTGAGTAAATctgaactgctgaagacagaaacaagttcacatcaaggtctcagaggtcagctcaAGAGCAGGAACACAGCGTTGTTCTCTCAGAGAGGAAAACTGGATTAGTTGAGAGGGTTCAGTGTccctacgcatttttttttttgttttttcctgtaagttatgggatactagtgcaaaacgtgcaggtttcttaccaaggtatacatgtgccatagcggtttgctgcaccaatccacccaccatctaggctttaagccccacatgccttgggtgtttgtcctaatgctctcctttccctggccccccaccccgtgacaggccacgGAGAGTCACGTTCCActttctctgtccatgtgttctcattgatcaactcccacttttgagtgagaagatgtggtgtttgcttttccgttcctgtgttagtttgctgagaatgatggtccccAGGGTCGTCCATGTCACCGCAAAGAagacgaactcattcttttttatgctgcctagtattcccgggtgtatataccacacatattctttatccagtctatcactgatgggcatttgggttggttccaggtccttTGCTCTTGCAAACTGTGCCGCAGTGAgcatatctgtgcatgtgtccttgTAATTGGATGAATTATaaccctttggctatatacccggtaatgagatagctgggtccaatggtatttctggttctagatgcttgaggaatcgccacacggacttccacaatggttgaactgatttacactctcacagacgttgtaaaagtgtttctgtatcttcacagccttgccagcatctgttgtttcctgactttttaataatcgcatacgaaatcttctcaatatgtaatatcacatagccacagctctcaagaaagaaatctgtagacAGTGTTATCTTTTCAGGAGAAAGCTTTGACTGCTTTCATGGCTGGTTGTATTACACGTTTACGACAATGAGGTTTTTCCTGGAGCTTCACTACAAGTCGTAAAGTCTTTCTCATAATGTACCTATGGAGACTACCTAGAAAAATGTGGTCTCTGACTGGTGCTGGTAAGGTGGTGACAAgatatctaacaaataaagtgaccgtacttgactattttccaaagtttactaTTTCGGGGTCAGCTTAAGAACCTCACTGCCCGCCTTTGCCCTCACAAGTAATTAGCATGTGCCTAAATAAAGTTGAAGCCAGCTAGCTCCACTATTCCAAGCAGATACTGTCTAGGGTCTAGTCTCTGGAAGTATAAAGTACAGAGCTTACAAGTACAGCTACGCGAAAAGTTGTACCCAAGCTAGAAAGGCTTAAATGATCAATTGATggatttgtgtttcctctggaagagggtacaaagcagagcgctaatacacatatatagggtagaagagttcagggcttttatggacggcacacagctaggtgtcttcaaagaggtgcaccagggaagcctcactgggctcccGTAGGGCGTCAATGGCCGCCCTCTGGAAGCGCACGTCCCGGATGATGTGCTGCCCGATCTTGCGCATCGggcgctggaagggcagcttgaggaggtgaagctgcgtggacttctggtactttctgattttgcgcactgccaggcctgtagcggtgaggcttcttgatccctccTGTAGGCGGCGCCCTCTTGCCGGCGGCTGCAGTGGCCAGGGTCTTCGTGGCGCCTGCCAGGCTGTGGCTTTGCCTGGCcacaatggtgaaacctcctctctactttaaagaatacaaatttctcctggcgtggtggcgcgcacagttgctccaagctactctggaggctgagtcaggagagttgcttgggcccaggaggcagaggctgcagtgagctgccatcaggccactgcaatccagtctgggggacagagggagactctgtctcgaaaataaataaataatatgcaatacaatacaatacaacagcagaacatagaaatcatattttcatattccccacacccagcccagtctatttcagagtatgtgataaaccacttgtttccctatgagttagagatttttttctcagacgtttaagttttctaatgtgcaacttcataaaaggtctcatttttaccctcattgttttctttattgttgtgaaatgtgaactttgcgattctgtgaggaatccagaattctgaaatgccccCGGCATTTCCCGCCCCGCCCTCCCCAGAGcctagccctgcctctgcccctcccttgggTGCGGACGGAACCTCGAATTGAGGAGCCCGCCCAAAGCCCTGATTAGATTAGGATTACCCTGAAACAATAGCTGTTAAGGGCTGGGTCTAATTCAATCGTCTGTGCTCTTTATTTgggactgaacctccctgagattccattcccctgtgggtgattcctcagccctggaggtgcagacccagggagctgcacggcccagacctgggcaacacctgtaagagctcagagcatcctcccggcagctggcagaacaaacaagtgggccTGGGTTTCACATACCTGAGGAATTGGATTCTGCCACGAACTCGAATCAGATCGACGCCAGATTCTTCTCAGGTGAAGGCAACGACCCCACAGACAGACCCATCCTGGAGGTCcctcgtgtgactctgagcaggaggcagtcacttggcctagtagaacttctgagctgtgagccggggtttgttttcaatatccaaaattggtgagaatttcttctgcattcatctaaaactaataaactctccatccacaggtttctccatattgtggaagtgagataaagcagtgtgtgtgtttgtgtgtgggaaggggaggcagggagctgtgtcCACTTGTGACTAATCTATGGCTCGCCAGAAACATAgcagccaaaatctttgaaagtttctgggctgtgggtcggcgggccagtgggatggcagacgaggaagaagaccccacctttgaggaaggaaatgaagaaattggaggaggtgcagaaggtggacagggtaaaagaaagagacttttttctaaagaattgcgatgtatgatgtatggctttggggatgaccagaatccttatactgagtcagtggatattcttgaagatcttgtcataaagtatatcactgaaatgactcacaaggcaatgtcaattggaagacaaggtcgagtacaagttgaagatatcatcttcttgattcgaaaggacccaaggaagtttgccagggtgaaagacttgcTTACTATGAATGAAGAATTGAAACGAGCTAGAAAAGCATTCGATGAAGCAAATTACGCATCTTGacactttttg
The sequence above is drawn from the Symphalangus syndactylus isolate Jambi chromosome 20, NHGRI_mSymSyn1-v2.1_pri, whole genome shotgun sequence genome and encodes:
- the LOC129470249 gene encoding transcription initiation factor TFIID subunit 13-like yields the protein MADEEEDPTFEEGNEEIGGGAEGGQGKRKRLFSKELRCMMYGFGDDQNPYTESVDILEDLVIKYITEMTHKAMSIGRQGRVQVEDIIFLIRKDPRKFARVKDLLTMNEELKRARKAFDEANYAS